A genomic stretch from Canis lupus baileyi chromosome 3, mCanLup2.hap1, whole genome shotgun sequence includes:
- the LOC140625531 gene encoding olfactory receptor 8B4 isoform X1 encodes MITMIIINSSSATEFILVGLSEQPELQLPLFLLFLGIYVFTVVGNMGLITLIGLNSSLHTPMYFFLFNLSFIDLCYASVFTPKMLNGFVSENIISYVGCMTQLFFFCFFINSECYVLVSMAYDSYVAICNPLLYTVNMSPQVCSLLMFGSYVIGFAGAMAHTGSILRLTFCNSNIIHHYLCEVLPLLQLSCTSTHVNELVFFIIVGVVITISSISIFISYALILSNILRIPSAEGRSKAFSTCGSHIIAVALFFGSGAFTYLTTSFPGSMDQGKFASVFYTNVVPMLNPFIYSLRNKDVKLALGKTLRRVLL; translated from the exons ATGATCACAATGATTATAAT AAACAGCTCCTCAGCAACTGAGTTTATCCTAGTGGGATTATCAGAACAGCCAGAGCTCCAGCTAcccctcttcctcttgttcttagGGATATATGTGTTTACTGTGGTGGGCAACATGGGCTTGATCACCTTAATTGGGCTGAATTCTAGCCTTCATACTCCAATGTACTTTTTCCTCTTCAACTTGTCTTTTATAGATCTCTGTTATGCCAGTGTGTTTACCCCTAAAATGCTGAATGGTTTTGTGTCAGAAAATATCATCTCTTATGTGGGATGCATGACTCAGCTattcttcttctgtttctttatcaATTCTGAATGCTATGTGTTGGTATCAATGGCCTATGATAGCTATGTGGCTATCTGCAACCCTCTGCTGTACACGGTCAACATGTCCCCACAGGTTTGTTCTCTGCTGATGTTTGGTTCATACGTGATAGGGTTTGCGGGAGCTATGGCCCACACTGGAAGCATATTGAGACTGACGTTCTGTAATTCCAACATCATCCACCATTATCTGTGTGAAGTTCTTCCTCTCTTGCAGCTCTCTTGCACCAGCACCCATGTCAATGAGTTggtgttttttattattgtggGAGTGGTCATCACAATATCCAGCATCAGCATCTTCATCTCTTATGCATTGATTCTCTCTAATATCCTCCGTATTCCTTCTGCTGAGGGCAGGTCCAAAGCCTTTAGCACATGTGGCTCCCACATTATTgctgttgctttgttttttgggtCAGGGGCATTCACCTATTTAACAACCTCTTTTCCTGGATCTATGGACCAGGGTAAATTTGCCTCAGTCTTTTATACCAATGTGGTTCCCATGCTTAACCCTTTTATCTACAGTTTGAGGAATAAGGATGTGAAACTTGCCCTGGGTAAAACCCTGAGAAGAGTGCTTCTCTGA
- the LOC140625531 gene encoding olfactory receptor 8B4 isoform X2, protein MTLRNSSSATEFILVGLSEQPELQLPLFLLFLGIYVFTVVGNMGLITLIGLNSSLHTPMYFFLFNLSFIDLCYASVFTPKMLNGFVSENIISYVGCMTQLFFFCFFINSECYVLVSMAYDSYVAICNPLLYTVNMSPQVCSLLMFGSYVIGFAGAMAHTGSILRLTFCNSNIIHHYLCEVLPLLQLSCTSTHVNELVFFIIVGVVITISSISIFISYALILSNILRIPSAEGRSKAFSTCGSHIIAVALFFGSGAFTYLTTSFPGSMDQGKFASVFYTNVVPMLNPFIYSLRNKDVKLALGKTLRRVLL, encoded by the coding sequence ATGACTCTAAGAAACAGCTCCTCAGCAACTGAGTTTATCCTAGTGGGATTATCAGAACAGCCAGAGCTCCAGCTAcccctcttcctcttgttcttagGGATATATGTGTTTACTGTGGTGGGCAACATGGGCTTGATCACCTTAATTGGGCTGAATTCTAGCCTTCATACTCCAATGTACTTTTTCCTCTTCAACTTGTCTTTTATAGATCTCTGTTATGCCAGTGTGTTTACCCCTAAAATGCTGAATGGTTTTGTGTCAGAAAATATCATCTCTTATGTGGGATGCATGACTCAGCTattcttcttctgtttctttatcaATTCTGAATGCTATGTGTTGGTATCAATGGCCTATGATAGCTATGTGGCTATCTGCAACCCTCTGCTGTACACGGTCAACATGTCCCCACAGGTTTGTTCTCTGCTGATGTTTGGTTCATACGTGATAGGGTTTGCGGGAGCTATGGCCCACACTGGAAGCATATTGAGACTGACGTTCTGTAATTCCAACATCATCCACCATTATCTGTGTGAAGTTCTTCCTCTCTTGCAGCTCTCTTGCACCAGCACCCATGTCAATGAGTTggtgttttttattattgtggGAGTGGTCATCACAATATCCAGCATCAGCATCTTCATCTCTTATGCATTGATTCTCTCTAATATCCTCCGTATTCCTTCTGCTGAGGGCAGGTCCAAAGCCTTTAGCACATGTGGCTCCCACATTATTgctgttgctttgttttttgggtCAGGGGCATTCACCTATTTAACAACCTCTTTTCCTGGATCTATGGACCAGGGTAAATTTGCCTCAGTCTTTTATACCAATGTGGTTCCCATGCTTAACCCTTTTATCTACAGTTTGAGGAATAAGGATGTGAAACTTGCCCTGGGTAAAACCCTGAGAAGAGTGCTTCTCTGA